The following proteins are encoded in a genomic region of Amyelois transitella isolate CPQ chromosome 14, ilAmyTran1.1, whole genome shotgun sequence:
- the LOC132902484 gene encoding uncharacterized protein LOC132902484 yields the protein MADDLDLDFLISLVEARPVLWDKSKEDYKNKNLKTEGWKDVCLNIFPSFDSMDNKEKTKLGNDVIKKWTNIKDNFFKYTKKVELSKKSGAGAKRIKEYHLYRQLMFLQKNAPNLTEDSIEEESQTPNTRSRYQPYRKTTLKRKPSCDEFEKQIVETLAASENRHLSFFKAILPSLNKK from the exons atggcggacgatttagatttagacTTTTTGATTTCACTAGTGGAAGCACGTCCCGTTCTCTGGGACAAGTCAAAGGAggattataagaataaaaatttaaaaacagaagGGTGGAAAGATGTCTgcctaaatatttttccatcatTCGACAGCATggacaataaagaaaaaacgaAACTCG GTAATGACGTCATAAAAAAATGGACTAACATTAAggataattttttcaaatatacaaagaagGTAGAACTTTCAAAGAAATCTGGAGCTGGTGCTAAACGTATAAAAGAATATCATTTGTATAGACAACtcatgtttttacaaaaaaatgcaCCAAATTTAACTGAAGATAGTatagaagaagaatctcaaactCCGAACACAAGGTCAAGATATCAACCCTACAGAAAAACTACGCTAAAACGAAAACCAAGTTGCGATGAATttgagaagcaaatcgtcgAAACTTTAGCTGCTTCTGAAAATCGACACCTGTCATTTTTTAAAGCCATTTTACCGTCTCTCAACAAGAAATGA